A window of the Brachyspira suanatina genome harbors these coding sequences:
- a CDS encoding sigma factor-like helix-turn-helix DNA-binding protein, with product MGDLTCNTCDKRNSCKQLCKSMENILNNNISTNKVHSDSTFNSYNQRLDNMDNIVYTHGLSDVESRDVKRIIIAILTKDQIELLKLYSEGYTQKEIGEKLNVTQSSISQKLEAIKRELRNSVVQILPYVV from the coding sequence ATGGGTGATTTAACATGCAATACTTGTGATAAAAGAAATTCTTGCAAACAATTGTGTAAGTCTATGGAAAATATTTTAAATAATAATATAAGCACAAATAAAGTACACTCAGATAGCACTTTTAATTCATATAATCAGCGTTTAGATAATATGGACAATATTGTATATACACATGGGCTTTCCGATGTTGAATCCAGAGATGTGAAACGCATAATAATAGCAATATTAACAAAAGATCAAATAGAACTATTGAAATTATATTCGGAAGGTTATACTCAAAAAGAAATAGGCGAAAAATTAAATGTAACGCAAAGCAGCATATCTCAAAAATTAGAAGCGATAAAGAGAGAATTAAGAAACTCAGTCGTCCAGATACTGCCTTATGTTGTTTAA